One segment of Trachemys scripta elegans isolate TJP31775 chromosome 1, CAS_Tse_1.0, whole genome shotgun sequence DNA contains the following:
- the RASD2 gene encoding GTP-binding protein Rhes has protein sequence MMKTVSSGNCTLSVPAKNSYRMVVLGASRVGKSSIVSRFLTGRFEDQYTPTIEDFHRKVYNIRGDMYQLDILDTSGNHPFPAMRRLSILTGDVFILVFSLDNRESFDEVKRIQKQILEVKSCLKNKTKEAADLPMMICGNKNDHSEIYRKVRSEEAEKLVSSDENCAYFEISAKKNTNVDEMFYVLFSMAKLPHEMSPALHRKISVQYGDAFHQKSFRMRRVKEMDAYGMVSPFARRPSVNSDLKYIKSKVLREGQAREREKCTIQ, from the exons ATGATGAAGACTGTGTCCAGTGGGAACTGCACCCTAAGCGTGCCAGCCAAGAACTCCTACCGCATGGTGGTGCTGGGAGCCTCCAGGGTGGGCAAGAGCTCCATCGTCTCACGCTTTCTCACTGGCCGCTTTGAGGACCAGTACACTCCCACCATTGAGGATTTTCACCGCAAGGTCTACAACATCCGGGGAGACATGTACCAGTTGGACATCCTGGACACATCTGGGAATCACCCTTTCCCTGCAATGAGGAGGCTTTCTATACTGACAG GAGATGTTTTCATCCTGGTGTTCAGTTTGGACAACAGAGAATCCTTTGATGAGGTCAAGAGGATCCAAAAGCAGATCCTTGAAGTCAAATCCTGCCTGAAGAACAAGACCAAAGAGGCAGCTGACCTCCCCATGATGATCTGtggaaacaaaaatgatcatAGTGAAATCTACCGCAAGGTGCGCTCAGAGGAAGCAGAGAAGCTTGTCTCCAGCGATGAGAACTGTGCTTACTTTGAAATTTCAGCCAAGAAGAACACGAACGTGGATGAGATGTTCTATGTCCTCTTCAGCATGGCCAAGCTACCTCACGAGATGAGCCCTGCCCTTCACAGGAAAATCTCTGTCCAGTATGGCGACGCCTTCCACCAAAAATCCTTCAGGATGCGCCGGGTCAAAGAGATGGATGCCTATGGCATGGTCTCCCCCTTCGCTCGCCGACCCAGTGTCAACAGTGACCTGAAATACATCAAATCCAAAGTTCTCAGGGAAGGCCAggcaagggagagggagaaatgcaCTATCCAGTGA